Genomic DNA from Fusarium keratoplasticum isolate Fu6.1 chromosome 2, whole genome shotgun sequence:
GCGAGTCCGGCTccgccatctcctcgtcAGAGTCGTCATCCAGGACCGACTTCTTGactgccttcttggcagcgtACGCCTTAGCCGCTGGAGACAACGTCGTCTGCTTCGTAGCTGTCTTGGATACAGCCCTGGCAGCCGTCTTGGTGGCAGTCTTAGCACCAGCCTTGGTAGCAGTCTTGGCGGTAGCCTTGGGCTTCGcgtcgtccttggccttgttctttgAACCAGCAGGCCGGCCACgtcccttcttcaccaaagACAGGCCTGCGGGTAACGCAGACTCCTCAGGGCTGGCGGGCCTTGGTCGAGATGCTGCCGCTGTCTTGGATGGCCCAGCAACGGGTTCGTCATCTGACAGGAAACTGTCGATGTGATCCTCCTTGgctgccgttgccgttgccgtctTGTGTGGCGAGGATTTGGCAAGCATCTCGTAGTTTGTATCATCCGGGCTgtcatcgtcaaagtcaaaggccttggctgACTTGACCTTTGGCTTGGAGAGCCCCGTGATGCTGCCATTGCCCTGGCTGGAGTCTGGTCGGCTCATGGCATGCAGACTAAACCTGCCTCTGTCCGAGTCCCCAGCTGACTTGCCGATGCCCTTGACCAGAGcgccaacatcgccaagcaTCTGATCGTCGTCACTCTCAGAATCGTCGTCAATGATCGCCTTGGCCCTAGATGCGGCGACTCGTCTGACGCGTCCGGTGTCCGGCGCCTCGGGTGATGATGGGCCAGCCttggctgctggcttgctCCGGCTGAGAGCCGCATAGTCGTCATCAGAGAAGTTGTCCGAAACCTCCATAGGGTCGGCGCTTgcttccttcttgacctttggCTTTGCGCTGAACATCTCGGCAAACCGTTGAGCACTCTTCGTCTCAACCTTGACTGGTGCTGccttggccgccgccgcctttgGTCTTCCACGGCTCTTCTTGCCGGGATCGtagtcatcatcatccttggcctttcgCCCACGACCGGCGGGGCCAGCTCCGATCTTCTTGGAGACGCGGCGGCCCATGCGACGAATGTTAGTCTTTAGTTCGGCATCGAGCGCAAGCTGATTATCCCATTCGGCTGAGAACTCATCAAGGTCCCTGCACCAGAGATCCTTCTCACTCAGGGCGAGAAGGTCGTCGtgctcggccttcttcttctcaatagcatccttgagcttctcgaggcgCTCAGCCGTGAGAGACCAAATGGGCATCTGGAGTCGGTTAGCTTTTAACTGCTGATTCAGTCCTTGCTCATAACTTACCGAAAGGAGATAGTCGTAATCCCGGGCACCACCGTCTGTGTCTGCCTCCACGTCTTGGTTGTCGTCTgcatcgtcctcctcctcatcggccgtcttcttcttgtcgccgCCACGAGGGAAGGCTTCATATTTGCGGTCTCGAAGCTCCTGGACGAGTacagtcttcttctttttgccaACAATGAGTTCACCGTCgatgatctccttgatgaacCGAGCCTGGTTCTTCAGCTTGCGGTAATCGGCGTGGTAGACACCCAACCAATATTTCTGCATAAATTAGCACGCGTCATCCAGCATAGGTGCAGCATTACCAACCTTTCGCTCCGTGTACATGTCGAATCGATAGTGGTAGTACTCCTCCAAGATGTCCTCTACCTTCTCGTACTTGCGAATTTGACCCCTGGAGTCGAATGCAACCAAGTTGGAGGTGGCCACCTGCTTGAGCAACTTGAACCGCTCAAGAATTCCTTCTTCCAGAACCTTCTCGGTGTGCTTCtcgtccatcatcacctcGAAGTGGACAACGCTGTGGTCGTTGAACTCTTTGTAGTCCTTGATCCACGCCGGGCCATCATTGCCGCTGATGATCTTCTCCAGTCGCGCCTTGAAGTCGTCTGTCCACACTCGGATGGGCAACTCGGTGATGGTAATTTCATTGGGGTTTCGCTCGTTTTGCTGGGCGACACCGTTGAACTTGTAGCGATCGGGTCCAGCAGCCTCAGGCTGGCCCTTCCATCCGCGGAACCAGGGCATCATGGTCTCGAATGGCTGctcctctccatcctttTCGTCGAGGCGACCCATTCGTCGCTTCAGGTTCCTGACGATGTCTTCTGGGTGGTAGTTGGGAATGGACGTGCTCCAGCCTGTTCCGATACCGTCGGCGCCGTTCACCAAGACCATAGGAATGATGGGTGCATACGCCACTGGCTCGATCTTCTTGCCATCTTCGTGTTGATGCTGCAGGTTGGGCTCatccatggccgagaagatcTTGCGAGCAAATGGAGAGAGTCGAGTAAAGGTATAACGGGGACTAGCAGCATCCGAACCGCCGGCGAGTCGAGAACCGAAGTTTCCACTCGGCTCCAGGcagttgatgttgttggaTCCCACAAAGTTCTGGGCCAGACCAATGATGGTCTGCTGGAGAGATTGCTCACCGTGGTGGTATGCTGTCTGTTCAGACACATAACCAGCCAATTCAACGActttcttgtccttgactAGGTTTCTCTTGAAGCAAGCGTAGATCACCTTGCGCTGACCAGGCTTGAAACCATCCAGGACCGAAGGGATCGATCGCATGTTGTCAGCCATGCTGAAAAGGATCAGCTCCCTGTTGATAAAGTCTGAGTAGCTGATGGACTTTGTCGAATGATCCAAGAAGGTGCCGGGTACAAAGTTGCCCAACCACTCCTTTCGAGCAtccgccttcttcttggaaaAAGCCAAGTCCAGGAGATCTGCTTCTTCGGGCTTCATCACCTCGAACTCTTTCAAGTGATCATCTAGGTT
This window encodes:
- a CDS encoding DNA topoisomerase 2 produces the protein MDSEASDFSFDDESDGYVPEVKSKAKPAVRKPAARPNVKKMVQTTLKTKAVPKKRTTPESDDDQMSDASGFSDSPPKSKKQKKDTSSSKSSGTPLTEPDNDTMDIDTPEKPKTTKPKTATETYQKLSQLEHIIKRPDTYIGSVEMTQQSMWVYNKETSLMEYRPVSFVPGLYKIFDEILVNAADNKQRDKSMTYMKINIDRATGVISVENNGKGIPIVIHEKEKIYIPELVFGHLLAGSNFDDDEKKTVGGRNGYGAKLCNVFSTEFQLECQDNEHGKRYKQVWTDNMQKMQKAKITSSKTADFVRITFKPDYKRFGMEDGIDDDLERLLYRRVYDMAGTVRGIKVHLNGEVLKLKDFKSYCDLYAKSIAKERMDEEGGTPTCNVEMDKDKSHPRWEVGFAVSDGTFQQVSFVNSIATTSGGSHVDYIANQVTAYLLKALNKKKKGHTLKQSHLKNHIFIFVNCLIDNPAFNSQTKEHMTTKTSQFGSKCQLGEDFLKKVAKSEAIQNIMDFAERKADKMLAKSDGNKRSRVSNAKLVEANLAGTRRGHECTLILTEGDSAKGLAVSGRAILDPDRIGVFPLRGKLLNVRDASVDQITKNQEIQNIKQFLGLKHKQVYTDTKSLRYGHLMIMADQDHDGSHIKGLLINFLQVQFPSLLKVPDFFREFITPIVKVWQGPNPKKPLRLKSFFTQPEYEEWKEDHKDEMGRWHSKYFKGLGTSSNEDAQVYFTNLDDHLKEFEVMKPEEADLLDLAFSKKKADARKEWLGNFVPGTFLDHSTKSISYSDFINRELILFSMADNMRSIPSVLDGFKPGQRKVIYACFKRNLVKDKKVVELAGYVSEQTAYHHGEQSLQQTIIGLAQNFVGSNNINCLEPSGNFGSRLAGGSDAASPRYTFTRLSPFARKIFSAMDEPNLQHQHEDGKKIEPVAYAPIIPMVLVNGADGIGTGWSTSIPNYHPEDIVRNLKRRMGRLDEKDGEEQPFETMMPWFRGWKGQPEAAGPDRYKFNGVAQQNERNPNEITITELPIRVWTDDFKARLEKIISGNDGPAWIKDYKEFNDHSVVHFEVMMDEKHTEKVLEEGILERFKLLKQVATSNLVAFDSRGQIRKYEKVEDILEEYYHYRFDMYTERKKYWLGVYHADYRKLKNQARFIKEIIDGELIVGKKKKTVLVQELRDRKYEAFPRGGDKKKTADEEEDDADDNQDVEADTDGGARDYDYLLSMPIWSLTAERLEKLKDAIEKKKAEHDDLLALSEKDLWCRDLDEFSAEWDNQLALDAELKTNIRRMGRRVSKKIGAGPAGRGRKAKDDDDYDPGKKSRGRPKAAAAKAAPVKVETKSAQRFAEMFSAKPKVKKEASADPMEVSDNFSDDDYAALSRSKPAAKAGPSSPEAPDTGRVRRVAASRAKAIIDDDSESDDDQMLGDVGALVKGIGKSAGDSDRGRFSLHAMSRPDSSQGNGSITGLSKPKVKSAKAFDFDDDSPDDTNYEMLAKSSPHKTATATAAKEDHIDSFLSDDEPVAGPSKTAAASRPRPASPEESALPAGLSLVKKGRGRPAGSKNKAKDDAKPKATAKTATKAGAKTATKTAARAVSKTATKQTTLSPAAKAYAAKKAVKKSVLDDDSDEEMAEPDSPPVKASRARPGRAAASRRPVVIDDDSSVSQPDEESDDPFEVDDDED